A region of Micromonospora chokoriensis DNA encodes the following proteins:
- a CDS encoding bifunctional NAD(P)/FAD-dependent oxidoreductase/class I SAM-dependent methyltransferase: MDETYDVVVVGGGAAGLSGALALSRARRSVLVVDSGEPRNAPADRIHNYLGREGTPPGELLAIGRAEVAGYGGQFRTGRVEAATRDDDGFRLSLDGGDSVRARRLLVTTGLTDELPDVPGLAQRWGRDVLHCPYCHGWEVRDQRIGVLATGPLAVHQAEMWRQWSPTVLLLLHGSPAPGAEVAERLAARGIAVVPGPVAEVEVTDDALSGVRLADGRVVALDAVVVATRLTPRAGLLVGLGLAPEEVMMGEHVIGAQIPADATGATTVPGVWVAGNVADLRAQVITSAGAGLNAAAAINADLIAEDTRVAVAEYRQVVATAFEEPAWEERYQSRPAVWSGRPNPQLVAEVADLAPGRALDVGSGEGADAVWLAERGWQVTAVDISATALTRAAANAETVGVGDRIEFTHADLRDKPPAEEAYDLVSAQFMHLPPEQRRELFDRLAASVAPGGVLLIVGHHPSDLWTTARRMHMPDMMYTAQDVAAGLDPSRWKVLTAEARPRPATDPDGNDVTIHDAVLLARRR; the protein is encoded by the coding sequence GTGGACGAGACATACGACGTGGTGGTGGTGGGCGGCGGCGCCGCAGGGCTCAGCGGAGCCCTGGCGCTGAGCCGGGCCCGACGGTCGGTGCTGGTGGTCGACTCCGGTGAGCCACGCAACGCGCCCGCCGACCGGATCCACAACTACCTGGGCCGGGAGGGGACGCCGCCGGGCGAGCTGCTCGCAATCGGTCGGGCCGAGGTGGCCGGGTACGGCGGGCAGTTCCGCACCGGGCGGGTGGAGGCCGCGACCCGGGACGACGACGGGTTCCGGCTGAGCCTCGACGGCGGGGATTCGGTGCGGGCCCGGCGGTTGCTGGTGACCACCGGCCTGACCGACGAGCTGCCCGACGTGCCGGGCCTGGCGCAGCGGTGGGGTCGCGACGTGCTGCACTGCCCGTACTGCCACGGCTGGGAGGTCCGGGACCAGCGCATTGGCGTCCTGGCGACCGGACCGTTGGCAGTGCACCAGGCGGAGATGTGGCGACAGTGGAGCCCCACAGTGCTGCTCCTGCTGCACGGCTCCCCCGCACCGGGCGCGGAGGTCGCCGAGCGGCTCGCCGCCCGGGGCATCGCGGTGGTGCCGGGGCCGGTCGCCGAGGTCGAGGTGACCGACGACGCGCTGAGCGGTGTGCGGCTCGCCGACGGCCGGGTGGTGGCGCTCGACGCGGTAGTGGTGGCGACGCGGCTGACCCCTCGCGCCGGGCTGCTGGTGGGGCTGGGGCTGGCCCCGGAGGAGGTGATGATGGGTGAGCACGTGATCGGTGCCCAGATCCCGGCCGACGCCACCGGCGCGACGACCGTCCCGGGTGTCTGGGTGGCGGGCAACGTGGCCGATCTCCGCGCTCAGGTGATCACGTCCGCGGGGGCCGGCCTGAACGCGGCGGCGGCGATCAACGCCGACCTGATCGCCGAGGACACCCGTGTCGCGGTCGCCGAGTACCGGCAGGTGGTGGCCACCGCGTTCGAGGAGCCGGCGTGGGAGGAGCGCTACCAGTCCCGACCGGCGGTGTGGAGCGGCCGGCCGAACCCGCAACTGGTCGCCGAGGTCGCCGACCTGGCCCCCGGGCGCGCGCTGGACGTGGGCAGCGGGGAGGGCGCCGACGCGGTGTGGCTGGCGGAGCGCGGCTGGCAGGTCACGGCGGTGGACATCTCCGCCACCGCGCTGACCCGGGCCGCCGCCAACGCCGAGACCGTCGGCGTCGGCGACCGGATCGAGTTCACGCACGCCGACCTGCGCGACAAGCCGCCCGCCGAGGAGGCGTACGACCTGGTGTCCGCGCAGTTCATGCACCTGCCGCCGGAGCAACGGCGGGAGTTGTTCGACCGGTTGGCCGCGTCGGTGGCCCCCGGCGGCGTTCTGCTGATCGTCGGGCACCACCCGTCGGACCTGTGGACGACGGCTCGTCGGATGCACATGCCGGACATGATGTACACCGCGCAGGACGTGGCCGCCGGCCTGGACCCGTCGCGCTGGAAGGTGCTCACGGCCGAGGCCCGTCCCCGCCCGGCCACCGACCCGGACGGCAACGACGTGACCATTCACGACGCGGTCCTCCTGGCTCGCCGCCGATAG
- a CDS encoding helix-turn-helix domain-containing protein yields the protein MAKDDAVALAGVGPRLRALRTRRGITLTQLADLTGISVSTLSRLESGNRRPTLELLLPLARAYQVALDELVDAPDTGDPRVRPKPMVRHGITFLPLTRRPGGLQAFKVIFPPDAPTGDRSQQTHEGYEWLYVLSGRLRLLLGENDLILTSGEVAEFDTRVPHRVLNPGPGPAEALILFGPQGERLHVRARPSAPDARP from the coding sequence ATGGCAAAAGACGACGCCGTCGCGCTGGCCGGGGTCGGTCCCCGGCTGCGCGCCCTGCGCACCCGACGAGGGATCACGCTCACCCAGCTCGCCGACCTCACCGGCATCTCGGTGAGCACCCTGTCCCGGCTGGAGTCGGGTAACCGCCGGCCCACCCTGGAGCTGCTGCTCCCGCTGGCCCGGGCGTACCAGGTGGCGCTGGACGAGCTGGTCGACGCACCGGACACCGGCGACCCTCGGGTACGCCCCAAACCGATGGTCAGGCACGGCATCACGTTCCTGCCGCTGACCCGCCGACCGGGGGGTCTCCAGGCGTTCAAGGTGATCTTCCCGCCGGATGCCCCCACCGGCGATCGGAGCCAGCAGACCCACGAGGGGTACGAGTGGCTCTACGTTCTCTCCGGCCGGCTGCGTCTGCTCCTCGGCGAGAACGACCTGATCCTGACGTCGGGCGAGGTGGCCGAGTTCGACACCCGGGTGCCGCACCGCGTCCTCAACCCCGGCCCCGGCCCCGCCGAGGCCCTGATCCTGTTCGGGCCGCAGGGGGAGCGGCTGCACGTCCGGGCGCGACCGTCCGCGCCCGACGCAAGGCCTTGA
- a CDS encoding alpha/beta hydrolase translates to MTDAASRRWPDRIEHRDIVVNEVPGFRPLTLDIVVPVAASGPVPVLVWIHGGAWLFGSPKQPPEWLMEADPFTAAIDAGFAVASAQYRLSGEAPFPAQLDDVTAAVRWLRRHGGAVGVDGERIGVWGESAGGHLASMVALRGNDQDDNVVQAAVCWYAPSNFSTMQSQAHPSGTIDHDAADSPESLLIGAPLADNPEVGRAASPITYVTEQAPPMLLIHGDQDRVVPVGQSEELAAALTKAGAEVELSVVRGADHCFGGVPLEPLIRDTLAFFSRVLTA, encoded by the coding sequence ATGACCGATGCGGCATCCCGGCGGTGGCCCGACCGGATCGAGCACCGCGACATCGTCGTCAACGAGGTCCCCGGCTTCCGCCCGCTGACGTTGGACATCGTCGTGCCGGTGGCGGCGTCCGGACCGGTCCCGGTCCTGGTGTGGATCCACGGCGGGGCGTGGCTGTTCGGCTCACCCAAGCAGCCACCGGAGTGGCTCATGGAGGCGGACCCGTTCACCGCCGCCATCGATGCCGGCTTCGCGGTGGCCTCCGCTCAGTACCGGCTCAGCGGGGAGGCGCCTTTTCCCGCCCAACTCGACGACGTCACGGCGGCGGTGCGCTGGCTGCGCCGACACGGCGGCGCGGTGGGCGTGGACGGCGAACGGATCGGGGTGTGGGGCGAGTCGGCCGGCGGACACCTGGCCTCCATGGTCGCGCTGCGGGGGAACGACCAGGACGACAACGTCGTGCAGGCGGCCGTCTGCTGGTACGCGCCGTCGAATTTCTCCACCATGCAGTCGCAGGCACATCCGTCCGGAACGATCGACCACGACGCGGCCGACTCGCCCGAGTCGCTGCTGATCGGCGCCCCGCTGGCCGACAACCCGGAGGTGGGCCGGGCGGCCAGTCCGATCACCTACGTCACCGAGCAGGCCCCACCGATGCTGCTGATCCACGGCGACCAGGACCGGGTCGTACCGGTAGGACAGAGCGAGGAACTCGCCGCAGCGTTGACCAAAGCGGGTGCCGAGGTCGAATTGTCGGTGGTGCGGGGGGCCGACCACTGCTTCGGCGGAGTGCCGCTGGAGCCGCTGATCCGCGACACCCTGGCGTTCTTCAGCCGGGTCCTGACCGCTTAA
- a CDS encoding winged helix-turn-helix domain-containing protein, with the protein MPPRYRYEQIADDLADRIKSGEFQPGSKLPSRRELIEHYGVTEPVIDRAMQVLRIKGMTETLPGVGVFVAE; encoded by the coding sequence GTGCCGCCGCGTTACCGCTACGAGCAGATTGCCGACGACCTCGCCGACCGCATCAAGTCCGGCGAGTTCCAGCCTGGCTCCAAGCTGCCCAGCCGGCGAGAGTTGATCGAGCACTACGGTGTCACCGAGCCGGTGATCGATCGTGCCATGCAGGTGCTGCGCATCAAAGGGATGACCGAGACGCTTCCCGGCGTTGGCGTCTTCGTCGCCGAGTAG
- a CDS encoding flavin reductase encodes MTTHNPIKPAWTCGGCAGEWPCHTRRRELRAEYDRAPVSLALYLAAQLVDAAQDLVYVPAGNLYHRFLGWAR; translated from the coding sequence GTGACTACTCACAACCCGATCAAGCCAGCGTGGACGTGCGGCGGGTGTGCGGGAGAGTGGCCATGCCACACCCGTCGCCGAGAGCTGCGAGCCGAGTACGACCGTGCCCCGGTGTCACTGGCCCTCTACCTGGCCGCCCAACTGGTCGACGCCGCCCAGGATCTGGTCTACGTTCCCGCCGGCAACCTGTATCACCGCTTCCTCGGCTGGGCGCGATGA
- a CDS encoding zinc-dependent alcohol dehydrogenase produces MNREAYACWVREPGAAEIRRVTLPVPGPDEVLVRARYSGVSRGTETLVFAGRVPPDQYAAMRAPFQDGDFPGPVKYGYLSVGVVEQGPADLLGRTVFCLHPHQSAYVVPATAVVPVPDSVPPARAVLAGTVETAVNALWDAAPLIGDRVTVIGAGMVGCCVAALLARYPGVDVQLVDTDARRAGVAGALGVEFAQPADARGDRDLVVHASATGAGLQRSLDLLAPEGTVVELSWYGDRPVQVSLGGSFHSGRLTVRSSQVGMVAPARRGRRSYADRLALALDLLDDPAFDALITGASRFTELPDVLARLSTGDLPALCHLITYDDGE; encoded by the coding sequence GTGAACCGCGAGGCGTACGCCTGCTGGGTGCGCGAGCCCGGCGCGGCGGAGATCCGCCGGGTGACGCTGCCCGTCCCCGGGCCCGACGAGGTCCTGGTCCGAGCTCGCTACTCCGGCGTCAGCCGGGGCACCGAGACGTTGGTCTTCGCCGGCCGGGTGCCCCCCGACCAGTACGCCGCGATGCGCGCGCCCTTTCAGGACGGTGACTTCCCCGGCCCGGTGAAGTACGGCTACCTCAGTGTCGGCGTGGTCGAGCAGGGCCCCGCCGACCTGCTCGGTCGCACGGTGTTCTGCCTGCACCCGCACCAGAGCGCGTACGTCGTGCCGGCCACCGCCGTGGTGCCCGTGCCGGACAGCGTGCCTCCCGCCCGGGCGGTGCTCGCCGGCACTGTGGAGACCGCCGTCAACGCGCTGTGGGACGCCGCGCCGCTGATCGGCGACCGCGTCACCGTCATCGGTGCGGGCATGGTGGGCTGCTGTGTCGCCGCGCTGCTCGCCCGGTACCCGGGCGTGGACGTCCAGCTGGTCGACACCGACGCCCGTCGGGCCGGGGTGGCCGGCGCGCTCGGCGTCGAGTTCGCCCAACCGGCCGACGCGCGCGGCGACCGTGACCTCGTCGTGCACGCCAGCGCCACCGGCGCCGGCCTGCAACGGTCGCTGGACCTGCTCGCGCCGGAGGGCACAGTGGTCGAGCTGAGCTGGTACGGCGACCGCCCGGTGCAGGTGTCGCTGGGTGGGTCGTTCCACTCGGGCCGGCTGACCGTACGCAGCAGTCAGGTCGGCATGGTCGCGCCCGCCCGGCGGGGACGACGCAGCTACGCCGACCGGCTGGCGCTGGCCCTGGACCTGCTCGACGACCCGGCCTTCGACGCCCTGATCACCGGGGCGTCCCGGTTCACGGAGCTGCCCGACGTGCTTGCCCGACTGAGCACGGGCGACCTGCCCGCGCTCTGCCACCTCATCACCTACGACGACGGGGAGTGA
- a CDS encoding 6-pyruvoyl trahydropterin synthase family protein, which produces MFSVTVRDHIMIAHSFRGEVFGPAQRLHGATFVVDATFRRPDLDADGIVVDIGLATEQLRAVLGELTYRNLDDEPAFAGLNTTTEVLARTIADRLVERVQAGDLGAGARDLTGITVTLHESHIAWASYERSL; this is translated from the coding sequence GTGTTCAGCGTGACCGTTCGGGATCACATCATGATCGCCCACAGTTTCCGGGGCGAGGTGTTCGGCCCGGCCCAACGTCTGCACGGTGCGACGTTCGTGGTGGACGCGACGTTCCGCCGGCCCGACCTGGACGCCGACGGCATCGTGGTCGACATCGGCCTGGCCACCGAGCAGCTGAGGGCCGTACTGGGCGAGCTGACCTACCGCAACCTGGACGACGAGCCGGCCTTCGCCGGGCTGAACACCACCACCGAGGTGCTGGCCCGCACGATCGCGGACCGGCTGGTCGAGCGCGTGCAGGCCGGCGACCTGGGAGCGGGAGCGCGGGACCTGACCGGCATCACCGTCACCCTGCACGAGTCGCACATCGCCTGGGCCAGCTACGAGCGGTCGCTGTGA
- a CDS encoding glycosyltransferase family 4 protein codes for MDAGRAAPADGSDTTGRSVYVVLPGDIDDPAAPSGGNTYDRRICAGLGAQGWSVREHPVPGAWPDPDPLDRAKLAGVLAALPDDGVVLLDGLIASTVPDLLVPHARRLRLVVLVHLPLDDEAEARALATARAVVTTSEWTRRHLVTRHPTLADRVRAAPPGVRPAAAAPGSVTGKRLLCVAAVTHHKGYDVLVDALSTVVGLPWTMVCAGTLHREPDLVRRLRERLTGAGLTERVRFAGPLTGAALDAAYDDADLLVLPSRGETYGMVVTEALARGLPVLATDVGGLPEALGYAPDGDRPGLLVAPDDAAALAGALIRWLTDDALRVRLRRAALARRDTLTDWPVTTALLAAALEEVAG; via the coding sequence ATCGATGCCGGGCGGGCGGCGCCCGCCGACGGGTCGGACACGACCGGCCGTTCGGTGTACGTCGTCCTGCCCGGCGACATCGACGATCCGGCAGCTCCCAGCGGGGGCAACACCTACGACCGGCGGATCTGCGCCGGGCTCGGCGCGCAGGGCTGGTCGGTGCGCGAGCACCCGGTGCCCGGCGCGTGGCCGGACCCCGACCCGCTCGACCGGGCGAAGCTGGCCGGCGTCCTCGCCGCCCTGCCCGACGACGGCGTGGTGCTGCTCGACGGCCTGATCGCCTCGACGGTGCCGGACCTGCTCGTCCCGCACGCCCGCCGGCTGCGCCTGGTCGTCCTCGTGCACCTGCCCCTCGACGACGAGGCGGAGGCCCGCGCACTGGCCACCGCGCGGGCCGTGGTGACCACCAGCGAGTGGACCCGCCGCCACCTCGTCACCCGCCACCCGACCCTCGCCGACCGCGTCCGGGCCGCGCCGCCCGGGGTGCGACCGGCGGCGGCGGCACCCGGCTCGGTCACCGGCAAACGGTTGCTCTGCGTCGCGGCGGTCACCCACCACAAGGGGTACGACGTGCTCGTCGACGCCTTGTCCACGGTGGTCGGGCTGCCCTGGACGATGGTGTGCGCGGGCACCCTGCACCGGGAGCCGGATCTGGTGCGACGACTGCGCGAGCGGCTCACCGGCGCGGGCCTCACCGAACGGGTGCGATTCGCGGGTCCGCTGACCGGTGCGGCGCTGGACGCCGCGTACGACGACGCCGACCTGCTGGTGCTGCCGTCCAGGGGGGAGACGTACGGCATGGTCGTCACGGAGGCGCTGGCCCGCGGCCTGCCGGTGCTGGCCACCGACGTCGGCGGGCTTCCGGAGGCGCTCGGGTACGCGCCCGACGGGGACCGGCCGGGCCTGCTGGTCGCGCCCGACGACGCGGCCGCGCTGGCCGGGGCGTTGATCAGGTGGTTGACCGACGACGCGCTACGCGTCCGGCTGCGGCGGGCCGCCCTGGCCCGGCGCGACACCCTGACCGACTGGCCGGTGACCACCGCGTTGCTGGCCGCCGCGCTGGAGGAGGTGGCGGGATGA
- a CDS encoding class I SAM-dependent methyltransferase: MTVEETLSFADWLRLREPADAAARAEDLLDAVRPRLAGATPTVIHDLGSGTGSMCRWVAARLPGPQHWVLHDRDAELLARVAEGMAGVVAADGAPVTVSTRCGDLTRLDAADLADASLVTASALLDMLTADEIERVVAACVGRPTLFAVSVTGRVLLTPADPLDAEVEAAFNEHQRRTVDGRRLLGPDAVAATVAAFARHGVDVRERPSPWRLGPEQADLAAEWLRGWLGAACEQRPELAGPARAYARRRLDEAAAGQLTVLVEHSDLLAGG; this comes from the coding sequence ATGACCGTCGAGGAGACCCTGTCGTTCGCCGACTGGCTGCGCCTGCGCGAGCCGGCCGACGCGGCGGCGCGGGCCGAGGACCTGCTGGACGCCGTCCGCCCCCGGCTGGCCGGTGCGACCCCGACGGTGATCCACGACCTGGGCAGCGGCACCGGCTCGATGTGCCGTTGGGTGGCCGCCCGCCTACCCGGCCCACAGCACTGGGTGCTGCACGACCGGGACGCGGAGCTGCTCGCCCGGGTCGCCGAGGGCATGGCCGGGGTGGTCGCCGCCGACGGCGCGCCGGTGACCGTCAGCACCCGCTGCGGTGACCTCACCCGGCTCGACGCCGCCGACCTGGCCGACGCCTCCCTGGTCACCGCGTCCGCTCTGTTGGACATGCTCACCGCCGACGAGATCGAACGGGTGGTGGCCGCCTGTGTCGGCCGGCCCACCCTCTTCGCCGTCTCGGTGACCGGGCGCGTCCTGCTCACCCCGGCGGACCCGCTGGACGCCGAGGTCGAGGCCGCGTTCAACGAGCACCAGCGGCGGACCGTCGACGGTCGACGACTGCTCGGCCCGGACGCCGTGGCCGCCACCGTCGCCGCGTTCGCCCGCCACGGCGTCGACGTGCGGGAACGGCCCAGCCCGTGGCGGCTCGGCCCGGAGCAGGCCGACCTGGCCGCCGAGTGGCTGCGGGGTTGGCTGGGCGCGGCGTGCGAGCAGCGCCCCGAGCTGGCCGGCCCGGCCCGGGCGTACGCCCGTCGTCGGTTGGACGAGGCGGCGGCCGGACAGCTCACCGTGCTGGTCGAGCACAGTGACCTCCTCGCCGGTGGATGA
- a CDS encoding lysylphosphatidylglycerol synthase transmembrane domain-containing protein, producing MFWAWARVVGGVGLLAVLVWQVGSGPFLAGVRLIDAPALGAALAIGVLTTVCAAWRWSLVAGGLGVRLPLATAVAHCYRAVFLNATLPGGMLGDVHRAVRHGRDAGDVSRGIRAVVWERTAGQVVLVGVALVVLAAFPSPVRQYLPLAAAVLVGGGLVAVLVARVVPNAGPSRWARALRTAVADVRAGLLARRTWLGVLVASAVMVAGHLATFLVAARTAGSDAPLSRLLPLTLLALLAMGLPLNVAGFGPREGVAAWVFGAAGLSAAEGVATATVYGALVLVASLPGAAVLLARRSRTPAPAREAASAGGC from the coding sequence ATGTTCTGGGCCTGGGCACGAGTGGTCGGTGGGGTGGGTCTGCTCGCCGTCCTGGTGTGGCAGGTGGGCAGCGGCCCGTTCCTCGCCGGGGTGCGGCTGATCGACGCGCCCGCGTTGGGCGCGGCGCTGGCCATCGGGGTGCTCACCACTGTCTGCGCCGCCTGGCGGTGGAGTCTGGTCGCCGGCGGCCTCGGCGTACGGCTGCCGCTGGCGACAGCTGTGGCGCACTGCTACCGGGCGGTGTTCCTCAACGCCACCCTGCCGGGCGGGATGCTCGGCGACGTGCACCGGGCGGTACGCCACGGCCGAGACGCCGGTGACGTGAGCCGGGGCATCCGCGCGGTGGTGTGGGAACGTACCGCCGGGCAGGTGGTCCTGGTCGGCGTCGCGCTGGTGGTGCTCGCGGCCTTCCCGTCGCCCGTGCGGCAGTATCTGCCGCTCGCCGCCGCGGTGCTGGTCGGAGGCGGGCTGGTCGCCGTGCTGGTGGCCCGGGTCGTGCCGAACGCCGGCCCCTCCCGGTGGGCACGGGCGCTGCGTACCGCCGTGGCGGACGTGCGCGCCGGCCTGCTGGCCCGGCGGACCTGGCTCGGCGTGTTGGTCGCCTCCGCGGTGATGGTCGCCGGTCATCTCGCCACCTTCCTGGTGGCGGCACGGACCGCCGGGTCGGACGCCCCCCTGTCGCGGCTGCTGCCGTTGACACTGCTGGCCCTGCTCGCCATGGGCCTGCCGTTGAACGTCGCCGGCTTCGGGCCCCGCGAGGGGGTGGCCGCGTGGGTGTTCGGCGCGGCCGGGCTCAGCGCGGCCGAGGGTGTCGCGACCGCGACCGTCTACGGCGCACTGGTGTTGGTCGCCAGCCTGCCCGGAGCCGCCGTGCTGCTGGCCCGGCGATCCCGGACCCCGGCCCCCGCCCGGGAAGCCGCCTCCGCTGGCGGGTGTTGA
- a CDS encoding GTP cyclohydrolase II yields the protein MPEALPVATIRTQVTVPLTFPNGYATTARVFTFKGLVDGREHLAFGLGDWAGALDRLAGGGEPPLVRPHSECLTGDVFGSQRCDCGPQLHEAVQRIAETGGFLLYLRQEGRGIGLYAKLDAYALQDAGLDTYQANVALGRGEDERDYTVAAQMLATLGVPRVRLLSSNPDKAEQLTRLGVDVAERVPTSVFLSPANAGYLAAKAAKAEAAEALTTRTSDRPASR from the coding sequence ATGCCCGAAGCATTGCCGGTAGCCACGATCCGTACGCAGGTCACGGTGCCGCTGACGTTCCCCAACGGCTACGCCACGACCGCGCGGGTGTTCACCTTCAAGGGTCTGGTGGACGGTCGGGAGCACCTGGCCTTCGGCCTGGGCGACTGGGCGGGCGCACTGGACCGGCTCGCCGGCGGCGGAGAGCCCCCGCTGGTCCGCCCGCACAGCGAGTGCCTGACCGGCGACGTGTTCGGCAGCCAACGCTGCGACTGCGGGCCGCAGTTGCACGAGGCGGTGCAGAGGATCGCCGAGACCGGAGGTTTCCTGCTCTACCTGCGGCAGGAGGGCCGGGGCATCGGCCTGTACGCCAAACTCGACGCGTACGCGTTGCAGGACGCCGGGCTGGACACCTACCAGGCCAACGTGGCGCTGGGGCGCGGCGAGGACGAGCGGGACTACACGGTCGCCGCGCAGATGCTGGCCACGCTGGGCGTGCCGCGGGTCCGACTGCTCAGCAGCAACCCCGACAAGGCCGAGCAGTTGACGCGGTTGGGCGTGGACGTCGCCGAACGGGTGCCCACCAGCGTGTTCCTGTCCCCGGCCAACGCCGGTTACCTGGCGGCCAAGGCGGCCAAGGCCGAGGCGGCGGAAGCGCTCACGACCCGCACCTCCGACCGGCCCGCCTCCCGATGA
- a CDS encoding RibD family protein: MSGRSESTRPYVLLSCAASIDGYIDDASDHRLLLSNEDDLDRVDAVRASCDAILVGAGTVRRDNPRLLVRSADRRAERVAGGRPESPAKVTVTAQGDLDPTARFFTAGEATRLVYCATGAAEKTRERLGRVATVVDAGEPVDPDWMLTDLAARGVRRLMVEGGGTVHAQFLTAGLADELHLVVAPFFVGDGRAPRFVGEGRFPWHPGRRARLAEARQIGDVVLLRYALSDRCPAA, encoded by the coding sequence ATGAGCGGCCGGTCGGAGTCCACGCGGCCGTACGTGCTGCTCAGCTGCGCCGCGTCGATCGACGGATACATCGACGACGCCTCCGACCACCGGCTGCTGCTCTCCAACGAGGACGACCTGGACCGGGTCGACGCGGTCCGGGCCAGCTGTGACGCGATCCTGGTCGGCGCCGGCACGGTCCGCCGCGACAACCCTCGGCTGCTGGTGCGCTCGGCGGACCGACGTGCCGAACGGGTCGCGGGTGGCCGACCCGAGTCGCCCGCCAAGGTCACGGTGACCGCCCAGGGTGACCTGGACCCCACCGCGCGCTTCTTCACCGCCGGCGAGGCGACCCGGCTCGTCTACTGCGCCACCGGCGCGGCGGAGAAGACCCGGGAACGCCTCGGCCGCGTGGCCACCGTTGTCGACGCGGGGGAGCCGGTCGACCCCGACTGGATGTTGACCGACCTGGCCGCGCGGGGCGTACGGCGGCTGATGGTGGAGGGCGGCGGGACGGTCCACGCCCAGTTCCTCACCGCCGGTCTCGCCGACGAGCTGCACCTGGTGGTCGCTCCGTTCTTCGTCGGTGACGGGCGGGCGCCCCGGTTCGTCGGCGAGGGTCGTTTCCCCTGGCACCCGGGCCGTCGCGCCCGGCTCGCCGAGGCCCGCCAGATCGGCGACGTGGTCCTGCTCCGCTACGCCCTCTCCGACCGCTGCCCCGCCGCCTGA
- a CDS encoding DinB family protein: MSVPSLALLRWQFDLAWSLFEYHLDRLAPDDFLWEPAAHCWSVRCGADGSWTPDWADTEPDPIPVPTIGWLTWHLGWWWTVTIDHLRGRPPRERVDVAWPGAGEPAVVWLRGMRTEWLGVLDSLTETDLDSVAPFPWQNDTDHTVTHTIGWVNAELMKNVAEIGQLRLMRAAQSISAHQTPGRF, encoded by the coding sequence ATGTCCGTACCTTCCCTTGCCCTCCTGCGCTGGCAGTTCGACCTGGCCTGGTCGCTGTTCGAGTACCACCTCGACCGACTCGCGCCCGACGACTTCCTCTGGGAGCCTGCCGCGCACTGTTGGTCCGTGCGGTGTGGCGCTGACGGCAGTTGGACCCCGGACTGGGCCGACACCGAACCCGACCCGATTCCGGTGCCGACGATCGGCTGGCTGACCTGGCACCTGGGCTGGTGGTGGACGGTCACCATCGATCATCTCCGGGGCCGACCGCCTCGGGAGCGCGTGGATGTCGCATGGCCGGGCGCGGGGGAGCCGGCCGTCGTCTGGCTGCGGGGGATGCGGACCGAGTGGTTGGGTGTTCTCGACAGTCTCACCGAGACCGACCTCGACAGCGTCGCCCCGTTTCCGTGGCAGAACGACACCGACCACACTGTCACGCACACGATCGGCTGGGTCAACGCCGAGTTGATGAAGAACGTCGCCGAGATCGGTCAGCTCCGGCTGATGCGTGCCGCACAGTCCATCTCTGCTCACCAGACTCCCGGGAGGTTCTGA